A DNA window from Impatiens glandulifera chromosome 7, dImpGla2.1, whole genome shotgun sequence contains the following coding sequences:
- the LOC124910006 gene encoding NDR1/HIN1-like protein 1 has protein sequence MEDQPHQAPPPTPPPQPQGPQPIKMAPDQEKNNNINTRHMSRPNNTPRGIIICTAIILILSGITIFTLWFIYHPKNPSFTIVGAAVYALILTPSPLSSISTSMQFNILIKNPNKRVSIFYDRLTTFISYHDQTITPPFELPPVFQEKQGTVALSPVIGGGNPVPVSAEALNGLSLDVEGYGVMQLGVVVVGKLRWKIGLFTTGKKSVHVRCDVAVSVKNGSYGQVPLLPSPNSCHVNV, from the coding sequence CCTCATCAAGCGCCGCCGCCAACTCCGCCGCCGCAGCCACAAGGCCCACAACCAATAAAAATGGCACCAGACCAAGAAAAGAACAACAATATAAACACCCGACACATGTCCCGACCAAACAACACCCCACGAGGTATAATCATCTGCACAGCCATCATCCTTATCTTATCCGGTATAACCATCTTCACCCTCTGGTTCATCTACCATCCCAAAAACCCATCATTCACCATCGTCGGCGCCGCCGTCTACGCCCTAATCCTAACACCATCGCCACTCTCCTCCATTTCCACCTCCATGCAATTCAACATCCTAATAAAAAACCCAAACAAGCGCGTCTCCATCTTCTACGATCGCCTCACCACCTTTATATCTTACCACGATCAAACCATAACTCCTCCGTTCGAATTACCACCGGTGTTTCAAGAAAAACAGGGCACGGTGGCACTGTCGCCGGTGATCGGAGGAGGAAATCCGGTGCCGGTATCGGCGGAGGCTTTGAATGGGTTGAGCTTGGATGTTGAAGGATATGGAGTTATGCAGTTGGGAGTGGTGGTGGTTGGGAAGTTGAGATGGAAGATTGGATTATTTACAACGGGAAAGAAATCGGTTCATGTTCGGTGTGACGTGGCGGTTAGTGTTAAGAATGGATCTTATGGTCAAGTTCCTTTATTGCCTTCTCCTAATTCATGTCATgttaatgtataa